A single genomic interval of Celeribacter indicus harbors:
- a CDS encoding class I SAM-dependent methyltransferase, translating to MPPEFAVFLGEMIRNPGEVRAIAPSSSGAARLITAGLEAVRGPIVEIGAGTGAFTRAILARGIAPERLTIFELNPRFCTDLREKFPGVRVLDRPAEDIAEAGLSEVGAVVSGVPVLAKPALQRAVVGRAFRVMAQDGFFTQITYANSSPVTPEMQAELGLVSVKRGTVWANLPPARIFEYRRKPA from the coding sequence ATGCCGCCTGAATTTGCCGTGTTCCTGGGAGAAATGATCCGCAATCCGGGCGAGGTGCGCGCCATCGCGCCCTCCTCCTCCGGGGCCGCACGGCTGATCACCGCAGGGCTCGAGGCGGTGCGCGGGCCGATCGTGGAGATCGGCGCGGGCACCGGCGCCTTCACCCGTGCGATCCTCGCCCGCGGCATCGCCCCGGAACGCCTCACGATCTTCGAGCTGAACCCGCGCTTCTGCACCGACCTGCGGGAGAAATTCCCCGGCGTGCGGGTGCTCGACCGTCCCGCCGAGGACATCGCGGAGGCCGGGCTTTCCGAGGTCGGCGCGGTCGTCTCCGGCGTGCCCGTGCTCGCGAAGCCCGCGCTCCAGCGTGCGGTCGTGGGCCGCGCCTTCCGGGTCATGGCGCAGGACGGTTTCTTCACCCAGATCACCTATGCCAACAGCTCGCCGGTGACGCCTGAGATGCAGGCCGAGCTCGGGCTCGTCTCGGTGAAGCGCGGCACGGTCTG
- a CDS encoding SspB family protein, giving the protein MAKTIDYGNLMHEAMRGLIRKVLAAVAQEGLPGDHHFFITFDTMHPDVELADWLSDRYPEEMTIVIQHWFDNLEVSADGFAITLNFGDSPEPLYIPYDAIRTFVDPSVEFGLRFETQEYDAEEIDEDEEELPQDAEVKAFAPKDEDDKPAGPKEAEIVSLDKFRK; this is encoded by the coding sequence ATGGCCAAAACCATCGACTACGGGAACCTGATGCACGAGGCCATGCGCGGGCTGATCCGCAAGGTGCTGGCCGCGGTCGCACAGGAGGGACTGCCGGGCGACCATCACTTCTTCATCACCTTCGACACGATGCATCCCGACGTGGAACTCGCCGACTGGCTGTCGGACCGCTATCCCGAGGAGATGACCATCGTCATCCAGCACTGGTTCGACAATCTCGAGGTCTCCGCCGACGGATTCGCCATCACCCTCAATTTCGGGGACAGCCCGGAACCGCTCTACATCCCCTATGACGCGATCCGCACCTTCGTCGACCCCTCGGTCGAATTCGGGCTGCGCTTCGAGACGCAGGAATATGACGCGGAGGAGATCGACGAGGACGAGGAGGAGCTTCCGCAGGATGCGGAGGTGAAGGCCTTTGCGCCGAAGGACGAGGACGACAAACCCGCCGGACCGAAAGAAGCGGAAATCGTGTCGCTCGACAAGTTCCGCAAGTGA
- a CDS encoding extracellular solute-binding protein, giving the protein MTPLKTLLGTAAFGALASAATAEDPDLLVFDYSGFENPAFHTKYEEKNGQQPSFAFFGEEDEALQKLVSGFKADVSHVCAGSVMKWEESGILEPWDTSKITEYSKLDSNLLGNDVAAESTYFIPTDFGSTAIAYNTEDVPEEAVATLQVFKDPEYAGRMTLPDNVDDAYALAYLATGTTDWTAATDEQFQAASDWLREVHPNLRTYWTDPAELAQLLATGEVLVAWAWNETLPTMAEEGFPIGFQREAEEGSSLWLCGYVNLRNGPGSEEKAYDFLNSFLDASNAETLMSEGYGISNTDGLQSLGEQALIEGGLEPIDVPVLAQLPMPVELREKQSEEFEKIKAGF; this is encoded by the coding sequence ATGACCCCGCTCAAGACCCTCCTCGGCACCGCCGCCTTCGGCGCGCTTGCCAGTGCCGCGACGGCCGAGGATCCCGATCTTCTGGTTTTCGACTATTCCGGCTTCGAAAACCCCGCCTTCCATACGAAATACGAGGAGAAGAACGGTCAGCAGCCCTCCTTCGCCTTCTTCGGGGAGGAAGACGAGGCGCTCCAGAAGCTCGTCTCCGGTTTCAAGGCGGATGTGAGCCATGTCTGCGCGGGCTCCGTCATGAAATGGGAGGAAAGCGGGATTCTCGAGCCCTGGGACACGTCGAAGATCACCGAGTATTCGAAGCTCGACAGCAATCTGCTCGGCAATGACGTCGCCGCCGAGAGCACTTATTTCATCCCCACCGATTTCGGCTCCACCGCCATCGCCTACAACACCGAGGACGTGCCCGAGGAGGCGGTCGCCACGCTTCAGGTCTTCAAGGATCCCGAATATGCCGGCCGCATGACGCTCCCCGACAATGTCGACGACGCCTATGCGCTCGCCTATCTCGCCACCGGCACGACCGACTGGACCGCGGCGACCGACGAACAGTTCCAGGCGGCCTCCGACTGGCTGCGCGAGGTGCATCCGAACCTGCGCACCTACTGGACCGATCCGGCCGAGCTCGCACAGCTTCTCGCGACGGGCGAGGTGCTCGTCGCCTGGGCCTGGAACGAGACGCTGCCGACGATGGCCGAGGAAGGCTTCCCCATCGGCTTTCAGCGCGAGGCGGAGGAAGGCTCCTCGCTCTGGCTCTGCGGCTACGTGAACCTCCGCAACGGACCGGGATCGGAGGAGAAGGCCTATGACTTCCTCAACAGCTTCCTCGACGCCTCCAACGCCGAGACGCTGATGTCGGAAGGCTACGGCATTTCCAACACCGACGGGCTCCAGAGCCTCGGGGAACAGGCGCTGATCGAGGGCGGGCTCGAACCGATCGACGTGCCGGTGCTCGCCCAGCTCCCGATGCCCGTCGAGCTGCGCGAGAAGCAGTCCGAAGAGTTCGAGAAGATCAAGGCCGGCTTCTAA
- the chrA gene encoding chromate efflux transporter, translating to MTPRPISPSIPLPEFVRAFARIGRLSPPVLAAQIAVMHHELVTRRGWMKEEGFLSALSFCMMLPGPEAMQLATYCGWRLRGVPGGVAAGLFFVAPGALVMLALAALYARFGQLPLSEALFSGVKAAVVVIVLQALLRLARTSLGRRDRRALAIAAFLLLTVFAVPFPLIVAGAAAFGALRAAPAPRRPVPPPATGHLPRTLLLWGTLWALPLAGLWLAGQERLLAIGLFFSRLAVVTFGGAYAVLAYMSQEIVARQGWLTPEAMLDGLGLAETTPGPLILVTEFAGYLAAAPLGPWGGLAGAALTLWVTFVPCFLWIFAGAPYVDWIATRPRLSAALSAVTAAVVGVIAALAWWFALHLLFAETGPLALGPVHMTLPHPESLRPEALLLLAVAAVSLFALRLGLGATLGLAALAGLALHLPG from the coding sequence ATGACGCCCCGGCCGATTTCCCCGTCCATCCCCCTGCCCGAGTTTGTCCGCGCCTTCGCGCGGATCGGCCGGCTCTCCCCGCCGGTGCTCGCCGCACAGATCGCGGTGATGCACCACGAACTCGTCACCCGGAGAGGCTGGATGAAGGAGGAGGGTTTTCTCTCCGCCCTCTCCTTCTGCATGATGCTGCCCGGACCCGAGGCGATGCAGCTCGCCACCTATTGCGGCTGGCGCTTGCGCGGCGTGCCGGGCGGCGTGGCCGCGGGCCTGTTCTTCGTCGCGCCGGGCGCGCTCGTGATGCTTGCGCTCGCCGCGCTCTACGCGCGCTTCGGCCAGTTGCCGCTCTCCGAGGCGCTGTTTTCCGGGGTGAAGGCGGCGGTCGTGGTGATCGTGCTCCAGGCGCTCCTGCGCCTCGCGCGCACATCGCTCGGCCGCCGCGACCGCCGGGCGCTCGCCATCGCGGCCTTCCTGCTGCTCACCGTCTTCGCCGTGCCCTTCCCGCTCATCGTCGCCGGGGCGGCCGCCTTCGGCGCGCTGCGGGCCGCCCCGGCCCCGCGACGCCCCGTTCCGCCGCCCGCCACCGGCCATCTCCCGCGCACGCTCCTCCTCTGGGGCACGCTCTGGGCCCTGCCCCTCGCCGGGCTGTGGCTCGCCGGACAGGAGCGGCTGCTCGCGATCGGGCTGTTCTTCTCCCGCCTCGCGGTCGTCACCTTCGGCGGCGCCTATGCCGTCCTCGCCTACATGTCGCAGGAGATCGTGGCGCGCCAGGGCTGGCTCACGCCCGAGGCGATGCTCGACGGGCTCGGCCTTGCCGAGACGACGCCGGGACCGCTCATCCTCGTCACCGAATTCGCCGGCTATCTCGCCGCCGCCCCGCTCGGCCCCTGGGGCGGGCTGGCCGGGGCCGCGCTCACGCTCTGGGTGACCTTCGTCCCCTGCTTCCTCTGGATCTTCGCCGGCGCCCCCTATGTCGACTGGATCGCGACCCGCCCCCGGCTCTCGGCCGCCCTGTCCGCGGTCACCGCCGCCGTGGTCGGCGTCATCGCCGCGCTGGCCTGGTGGTTCGCGCTCCACCTGCTGTTCGCAGAAACCGGTCCCCTCGCCCTCGGCCCCGTCCACATGACGCTGCCCCATCCCGAAAGCCTCCGGCCCGAGGCGCTGCTCCTCCTGGCCGTGGCGGCGGTCTCGCTCTTCGCTCTCCGGCTCGGTCTCGGCGCCACGCTCGGCCTCGCCGCCCTGGCCGGGCTCGCGCTCCACCTGCCCGGCTGA
- a CDS encoding nuclear transport factor 2 family protein, producing MTGLELLTAWYERIWVKGDLSGLDEYFERDASAGGLMSDLATELEDFRALIPAVLLRLRDISFEVEDAMELGDRAWMRMTLRARRAEDMNPVSISGQVMIRTRHGKIVEAHNAFDLLSYFEQMGNLPRDTIALCLAGEELR from the coding sequence GTGACCGGGCTCGAGCTTCTGACGGCATGGTATGAACGCATCTGGGTGAAGGGCGACCTTTCCGGCCTCGACGAGTATTTCGAGCGCGACGCCTCCGCGGGCGGGCTGATGTCCGACCTGGCGACGGAGCTCGAGGATTTCCGCGCCCTCATCCCCGCGGTTCTGCTGCGGCTGCGCGACATCTCCTTCGAGGTCGAGGATGCGATGGAACTGGGCGATCGTGCCTGGATGCGCATGACCCTCCGCGCCCGGCGGGCGGAGGACATGAATCCCGTCTCGATCTCCGGCCAGGTGATGATCCGGACCCGCCACGGCAAGATCGTCGAGGCGCATAACGCCTTCGACCTGCTGAGCTATTTCGAGCAGATGGGCAACCTGCCCCGCGACACGATCGCCCTGTGCCTCGCGGGGGAGGAGCTGCGGTGA